From Brassica oleracea var. oleracea cultivar TO1000 chromosome C3, BOL, whole genome shotgun sequence, a single genomic window includes:
- the LOC106334792 gene encoding interferon-related developmental regulator 1-like, producing MSKKAQPKNAPMDLFDSDDDTCSLSSFYTMRSEIPRMDEVHVQKDVMLDQSLDALYEKRSSTREQALASIVDAFKSDLQHEFVEKNFATLLDRCLHCIKKRSTKESSLASHVIGLLALTVGLGDQAQEILEESVTPLSQALKSSREALIITSILECLAVITFVGGANAEQTERSMQIIWQMIDPKLVSNVVATKPSPAVITTVVSSWTFLLTTVDRWTLGPKILQETVTYLSTLLEKDDRSVRIAAGEALALMFELGILEKFDAEAKGSDNGSVKEESEALINMHRLISKVTDQVRDLAVEAGGKGCAKKDLNTQRSLFKDLVQFLEGGVAPETSTRVGGASIETSTWCQMIQLNFLKHFLGGGFIKHMQENEFLHDVFSFTPKKIGGHSTMTNEEKRLFQSPNSAVSKARTKLMNKERMISLTRKFYSISS from the exons ATGTCTAAGA AAGCTCAGCCTAAGAACGCCCCGATGGATTTGTTTGATAGTGATGATGATACGTGTAGTTTAAGCTCCTTCTACACCATGCGGTCTGAGATACCTCGCATGGATGAAGTTCATGTTCAGAAAGATGTTATGTTGGATCAGTCCCTTGATGCTCTCTATGAGAAAAG GAGTTCTACGAGAGAGCAAGCTTTGGCTTCCATTGTTGACGCATTCAAAAGTGACTTGCAGCATGAGTTTGTGGAAAAGAA CTTTGCCACCTTGTTGGATCGGTGTTTACACTGCATCAAGAAAAGGTCCACTAAAGAGTCCTCACTAGCATCACATGTTATTG GGTTGCTAGCTTTAACTGTTGGACTTGGGGATCAAGCACAAGAGATTCTAGAAGAATCCGTCACTCCTCTTTCTCAAGCCCTTAAATCTAGTCGTGAAGCCTTGATAATAACTTCG ATTCTCGAGTGTTTAGCAGTCATAACCTTTGTTGGTGGAGCCAATGCAGAGCAAACCGAGAGATCTATGCAAATAATATGGCAAATGATTGACCCTAAACTGGTTTCTAAT GTTGTTGCAACCAAACCTTCACCTGCTGTAATAACAACTGTTGTCTCTTCCTGGACGTTTCTGCTCACAACAGTTGATAGATGGACTCTAGGTCCCAAAATTTTGCAAGA GACCGTGACTTATCTCTCCACACTTTTGGAAAAGGATGACCGATCAGTACGTATAGCTGCTGGTGAAGCTCTTGCTCTTATGTTTGAGTTGGGAATTCTAGAGAAGTTTGATGCGGAAGCCAAAGGGTCTGATAATGGATCAGTGAAAGAAGAAAGTGAGGCATTGATAAACATGCATAGATTGATATCTAAAGTCACTGATCAAGTTAGAGACCTCGCTGTAGAGGCAGGTGGTAAAGGTTGTGCTAAGAAAGATCTCAACACGCAACGAAGTTTGTTCAAAGATCTGGTTCAATTTCTTGAG GGTGGAGTGGCACCTGAAACCTCTACAAGAGTTGGAGGAGCCTCTATAGAGACGTCAACGTGGTGCCAGATGATACAG TTAAATTTTTTGAAGCATTTCCTTGGGGGTGGCTTTATCAAGCATATGCAGGAGAATGAGTTCCTACACGATGTGTTTAGTTTCACTCCAAAGAAGATTGGTGGACATTCTACTATGACTAATGAAGAAAAG AGGTTGTTTCAGTCGCCAAACTCAGCTGTCAGCAAAGCAAGGACGAAACTCATGAACAAGGAGAGGATGATATCTCTAACAAGGAAGTTTTATTCAATTAGTAGTTGA